One Leisingera caerulea DSM 24564 genomic window carries:
- a CDS encoding TRAP transporter large permease: MDGTVIGIVAFACVIGLLAVRVPIAFALAGVATVGTFVIFAFRTGAFAPERALKPTTSLVFSNSFDLIHSYDLSMIPLFIALGHIAYRAEITTKIYQAARVWLASVPGGVAMASVVGCGGFSAITGSSIACASTMGRICSPEMLRMGYDKRLATASVAAGGTLGSLIPPSVLFIIYGIFTETSISALFLAGILPGLISLLGFVLVIFVWVRRTPEAAPRFEGQITMRDRGRAALDSWPAIGLFVIIVGGIYGGIFTATEAAAVCVSAAVAIGFAQGKLDLRGVIESLRETCIQTASIFLIAAAAKIFVAFIALTGVAPSIVSAVTDAQLSPVMLLAAIAVIYLVLGMFLDPIGIMVLTLPLMIPLVENYGFDLIWFGVVIIKLLEIGLITPPVGLNVFVIANVVGKDVAIDRIFSGILRFLTVDVIVLILIMAFPVISLLIPNSM, from the coding sequence ATGGACGGCACCGTCATCGGCATCGTCGCCTTCGCCTGTGTCATCGGTTTGCTTGCGGTCAGGGTGCCCATCGCCTTTGCACTTGCCGGAGTCGCCACGGTTGGCACCTTTGTCATCTTTGCGTTTCGCACCGGCGCCTTTGCACCTGAACGGGCGTTAAAACCCACGACGTCATTGGTTTTTTCCAATTCTTTCGACCTGATCCATTCCTACGACCTGTCCATGATCCCGCTGTTCATCGCGCTTGGCCATATCGCCTATCGCGCCGAGATCACGACGAAGATCTATCAAGCTGCCCGCGTGTGGCTGGCGAGTGTGCCCGGTGGTGTCGCGATGGCCTCGGTTGTAGGCTGCGGCGGGTTCTCCGCGATCACCGGATCGTCCATCGCCTGTGCCTCCACCATGGGGCGGATCTGTTCGCCAGAGATGCTGCGCATGGGCTATGACAAGCGACTTGCCACGGCCAGCGTCGCTGCGGGCGGGACCCTCGGGTCGCTCATCCCGCCTTCTGTCCTGTTCATCATCTACGGGATTTTCACCGAAACCTCGATCAGCGCCTTGTTCCTCGCAGGCATTCTGCCTGGCCTCATCTCATTGCTGGGTTTCGTTCTGGTCATCTTCGTCTGGGTGCGCCGGACACCAGAAGCGGCGCCGAGGTTCGAAGGGCAGATCACGATGCGGGACCGGGGCCGGGCCGCGTTGGACTCCTGGCCCGCGATTGGCCTCTTCGTTATCATTGTTGGCGGTATCTATGGCGGCATCTTCACGGCGACCGAGGCGGCTGCGGTCTGCGTTTCCGCAGCAGTCGCTATCGGTTTCGCGCAAGGCAAGCTGGATCTCCGAGGGGTGATCGAATCCTTGCGCGAAACCTGCATTCAAACCGCCAGCATTTTCCTGATTGCCGCCGCGGCCAAGATCTTTGTCGCCTTCATCGCCTTGACCGGGGTCGCCCCGAGCATCGTCAGCGCCGTGACAGACGCGCAGCTTTCGCCAGTCATGCTGCTGGCAGCCATCGCGGTGATCTACCTGGTGCTTGGCATGTTCCTGGATCCCATCGGCATCATGGTGCTGACCCTGCCGCTGATGATCCCGCTGGTGGAAAATTACGGCTTCGACCTGATCTGGTTCGGAGTCGTTATCATCAAGCTGCTGGAGATTGGCCTGATCACGCCGCCGGTTGGGTTGAATGTGTTCGTCATCGCAAACGTTGTGGGCAAGGACGTGGCGATCGACAGAATATTCTCGGGAATCCTGAGATTTTTGACAGTTGACGTGATCGTTCTGATCCTGATCATGGCGTTCCCGGTCATTTCGCTGCTGATCCCGAACTCGATGTAG
- a CDS encoding TRAP transporter small permease: MLRRVEKLLLDLAVVAVVGLGVLITGSVFLRAAFNSGIPDTIVIVRELMVAAIVLPLAVATLDRAHIVVEFLSKMMPLRVQDWLLVGGSAFGLFALSPLIYAGWREVAHTVESGAFFFGQLNLPKWPGRVVFLVGISFCWLRLLLMVIGDIRTIRAGGSVVSPAHEHEESV; this comes from the coding sequence ATGTTGCGTCGCGTTGAAAAGCTATTGCTTGACCTGGCGGTTGTCGCCGTTGTCGGCCTTGGCGTGTTGATCACAGGCAGCGTATTTCTGCGGGCCGCATTCAATTCCGGTATTCCGGACACTATTGTGATCGTGCGCGAACTGATGGTCGCCGCGATCGTTTTGCCCCTGGCAGTGGCGACACTGGACCGGGCGCATATCGTGGTGGAGTTCCTCAGCAAAATGATGCCCCTCCGCGTGCAGGACTGGCTGCTCGTCGGTGGAAGCGCCTTTGGTCTCTTTGCCCTCTCCCCCCTGATCTACGCGGGTTGGCGCGAGGTTGCCCATACCGTCGAAAGCGGCGCCTTCTTCTTTGGTCAACTCAACCTGCCGAAATGGCCGGGCCGGGTGGTTTTCCTTGTCGGGATTTCCTTCTGCTGGCTTCGGCTGCTGCTAATGGTGATCGGCGACATTCGCACGATCCGCGCCGGTGGCAGTGTGGTTTCCCCGGCTCATGAACATGAGGAGAGTGTCTGA
- a CDS encoding C4-dicarboxylate TRAP transporter substrate-binding protein, producing the protein MKPLLASTAAALCLAAATSASADTTLILGEAGPNRGARAAALQSFADDVTARTNGEVNIDIQWGGALFKANAAAQSIADGVADLGTVIAVYFPQEMLSYSFADLPMRNEDAWVGMRATDELMRTSDAITKSLADQNLVYIGTFTTSAVNIACKDVAIRTVEDIAGLKVRGVGAYGDTFRDFGANMVAMPIYDAYQGLDTGLLDCSQGYSYAVAALKQQEVMTSYTLLNWGQVGALGIFMNKDVYDSLDTETQSAMADAGIAMADKLGELITAANDAALETMKDGGVEVVDLPAEERDKLVQQGKQYVDEWVERANAAGLDGTSLLEQYRTLLEKYAEERDSQGYPWARG; encoded by the coding sequence ATGAAACCCCTGCTAGCATCCACCGCGGCGGCACTCTGCTTGGCAGCCGCGACAAGCGCGAGCGCCGACACAACGCTGATACTGGGAGAAGCCGGCCCGAATCGGGGTGCCCGGGCCGCAGCATTGCAGTCCTTTGCCGACGACGTAACAGCCCGTACCAACGGCGAAGTAAATATCGACATTCAATGGGGGGGAGCGCTGTTTAAGGCCAATGCGGCCGCACAATCCATTGCGGACGGAGTGGCTGACCTCGGCACGGTCATCGCAGTGTATTTCCCGCAGGAAATGCTGAGCTACAGCTTCGCCGACCTGCCGATGCGCAATGAGGATGCCTGGGTCGGAATGCGCGCGACGGACGAGTTGATGAGGACCTCCGACGCGATCACGAAAAGCCTGGCGGACCAGAACCTCGTATACATCGGCACTTTCACAACCTCGGCAGTGAACATCGCGTGCAAGGACGTGGCAATTCGCACGGTCGAGGATATTGCCGGTCTGAAAGTCCGTGGCGTCGGCGCATATGGCGACACCTTCCGCGATTTTGGTGCAAACATGGTCGCGATGCCGATCTACGATGCCTATCAGGGTCTCGACACCGGGTTGCTGGATTGTTCGCAAGGCTACTCCTACGCCGTTGCCGCGCTGAAACAACAGGAAGTCATGACCAGCTATACCCTGCTCAATTGGGGTCAGGTCGGTGCCTTGGGGATCTTCATGAACAAGGATGTGTACGATTCCCTCGACACCGAGACCCAGTCCGCGATGGCTGATGCTGGTATCGCGATGGCTGACAAGCTGGGTGAACTGATTACCGCGGCCAATGACGCGGCCCTTGAGACAATGAAGGACGGCGGTGTCGAGGTCGTCGACTTGCCAGCGGAAGAGCGCGACAAGCTGGTTCAGCAAGGTAAGCAATACGTTGATGAGTGGGTCGAACGTGCGAATGCGGCGGGGCTCGACGGCACGTCGCTGTTGGAACAATACCGCACGCTTCTGGAAAAATATGCCGAAGAGCGTGACAGCCAAGGCTATCCCTGGGCGCGCGGCTGA
- a CDS encoding relaxase/mobilization nuclease domain-containing protein: MVRNAASGFFVAETERDSSSQQSKASVKTDRATLSARGGPTISAADKARLARVVQGTTEVMVKVTKPAKTDKHGNPIKVTRGTEARRVAEHINYISRNGKLEVETSAGEVLKGKQTTSELYRDWIEKHDDARAAGMASDRTRITTSILFSMPGNTNATGVNDAVRALAEQEFGGRHDYAMALHTDTPHPHVHLTVRTVGHDGVKLNLRKADLQHLRDTFAEKLRQRGIEAESTPRHARGKTRRGESSPVYKIRQRGGKPFIDAKKRNEVRRDLERNNGVLPTHAWDAAIADRRNRVMRTYTGAARILAQSDDPADRVLAQETGRFTARLTEVATQRAEIARSLEAVPSPSRTGGTTVNRDADQSTEPGRGYPGRSRPGRGRER, encoded by the coding sequence ATGGTGCGGAATGCGGCATCCGGCTTTTTTGTTGCGGAGACTGAGAGGGACAGTAGCTCTCAGCAGTCCAAGGCGAGCGTGAAAACAGACCGGGCGACGTTATCTGCCCGTGGCGGGCCGACGATTTCTGCGGCTGACAAGGCGCGGCTGGCGCGGGTGGTCCAAGGCACGACGGAGGTCATGGTGAAGGTGACCAAGCCAGCCAAGACTGACAAGCACGGGAACCCGATCAAGGTCACGCGGGGAACCGAGGCGAGGCGCGTTGCGGAGCACATCAACTACATCAGCCGGAACGGCAAGCTGGAGGTAGAGACGTCCGCTGGCGAGGTGCTGAAGGGCAAGCAGACCACTTCAGAGCTATACCGGGACTGGATCGAGAAGCATGATGATGCGCGGGCCGCAGGCATGGCGTCGGACCGCACAAGGATCACCACCAGCATTCTTTTTTCAATGCCGGGCAATACAAATGCCACCGGTGTGAACGATGCGGTGCGGGCGCTGGCGGAACAGGAATTCGGCGGCCGCCACGACTACGCCATGGCGCTCCATACGGACACCCCGCATCCGCATGTGCACCTGACGGTGCGTACGGTTGGGCATGATGGCGTGAAACTCAACTTGCGGAAAGCTGATTTGCAGCATCTGCGCGATACCTTTGCGGAGAAACTGCGCCAGCGCGGCATCGAGGCGGAATCCACCCCGCGGCATGCCCGCGGCAAGACTCGTCGGGGCGAAAGCTCACCGGTCTACAAGATCCGCCAGCGCGGCGGGAAGCCCTTTATCGATGCGAAAAAGCGCAATGAGGTGCGCCGGGATCTGGAGCGCAACAACGGTGTGCTTCCAACCCATGCCTGGGACGCGGCAATTGCTGATCGCCGCAACAGGGTCATGCGGACCTATACGGGAGCCGCCCGGATACTGGCGCAATCCGATGATCCCGCGGACCGGGTCTTGGCACAGGAGACCGGGCGATTTACCGCCCGGCTAACGGAGGTCGCCACGCAGCGGGCAGAGATCGCAAGATCATTGGAGGCGGTGCCGTCGCCTAGCCGAACTGGCGGTACAACCGTCAATCGTGATGCGGACCAATCCACGGAGCCAGGGCGCGGATATCCAGGCCGCTCGCGGCCGGGCAGGGGGCGTGAACGGTAA